A DNA window from Brassica napus cultivar Da-Ae chromosome C1, Da-Ae, whole genome shotgun sequence contains the following coding sequences:
- the LOC106373671 gene encoding uncharacterized protein LOC106373671, protein MEKPPEDYLKFIMVWVQMRNIPVNHYTLETIEALGEFAGHVVEVPFDPEKAQVKDYVRVLVRFDVSKPLRRSKKLTLPGGEVVNILYDYERIQKRCYTCQRLTHEQSMCPWRKVDKEATVGASCSSGESKNTEVLNSLEESDPLFGVLSSKHLGLEPVSGRPKIAKEVMDGMRQYLQVDEGPEKMARVERVKKSLEDLENDPLGQKVFLRLESAPILSSSLDKGKGAVFDFSSQAEPQPRQEKLMASAIAAGSKILQSGKVVAPDPAAKEYEVYAQSGFLVQGSTGYSVGISDTSISGTLLKKPKQRKRPGTYSRKATGKRVVKAAVGGIVRVGEGVISDGKRKAHDDVEPSKSSARFKKPLVVPSEGPSNI, encoded by the coding sequence ATGGAGAAACCACCTGAAGACTATCTCAAGTTTATTATGGTGTGGGTCCAAATGAGAAACATTCCGGTGAACCATTATACCCTTGAAACCATTGAGGCATTGGGGGAGTTTGCTGGCCATGTGGTTGAGGTTCCTTTCGACCCGGAGAAGGCACAGGTCAAAGATTATGTAAGAGTACTAGTTCGTTTTGACGTCTCAAAGCCACTGAGAAGATCAAAAAAACTTACTTTACCTGGAGGGGAGGTTGTCAACATTTTGTATGATTATGAACGCATCCAAAAGAGATGTTACACTTGTCAAAGATTAACGCATGAGCAATCAATGTGCCCTTGGCGTAAAGTTGATAAGGAGGCTACGGTGGGAGCTTCCTGCTCTTCGGGGGAAAGCAAGAATACTGAAGTGCTGAACTCGCTTGAGGAATCTGACCCGCTCTTTGGAGTCCTCTCTAGCAAACACCTCGGTCTTGAACCTGTTTCAGGTCGGCCCAAGATTGCAAAGGAGGTTATGGATGGTATGAGACAGTACCTGCAGGTTGATGAGGGGCCAGAAAAGATGGCGAGAGTAGAAAGAGTCAAGAAATCCCTTGAGGATTTGGAGAATGATCCTTTAGGGCAGAAAGTCTTTCTTCGGTTGGAATCAGCTCCGATCCTGTCCTCATCTCTTGATAAAGGAAAAGGTGCAGTTTTTGACTTCAGCTCTCAAGCGGAGCCTCAACCAAGACAAGAAAAGCTTATGGCTAGCGCTATTGCGGCGGGCTCCAAGATCCTTCAGTCTGGAAAGGTGGTTGCTCCTGATCCGGCTGCTAAGGAGTATGAGGTCTATGCTCAGTCCGGTTTTCTTGTGCAGGGTTCAACGGGTTATAGTGTAGGTATCTCTGATACTAGCATTTCCGGGACTCTTCTAAAGAAACCTAAACAGCGTAAAAGACCTGGAACCTATTCGAGGAAAGCAACAGGGAAAAGGGTTGTGAAAGCTGCGGTTGGAGGTATCGTACGGGTGGGAGAAGGAGTGATCTCAGACGGCAAGAGAAAAGCACATGATGATGTCGAGCCATCTAAAAGCTCTGCAAGGTTTAAGAAACCATTGGTGGTCCCGAGTGAGGGACCGTCCAATATTTAA
- the LOC111201714 gene encoding uncharacterized protein LOC111201714: MTMLSWNCQGLGRAKDLVIPRLREIRQEYFPDILFLMETKHSRDDLVDVQTWLGYDRIMTVNPIGYSGGLALMWKNSVNIGLKFVDKNLVDFGVKFGKDSFFVSCVYGEPIQGNRAKVWERLSRIGAHRKDPWCIMGDFNEIRNNGEKIGGPRRGEASFQDFNDMLDIGEMVELQSCGDNLTWGGKRGDSWIRSRLDRCFGNKKWMQLFPASNQAFLDKRGSDHRPVLVRLVSSSEPFRGSFRFDRRFLNNPGVKDEIKKVWLTNHPLFEAKISDKLKRCRKALSKWKKKENLNSRDKIKQIQVALESEQSSSFPLARRVNYLKEELIKAYKEEELYWKQKSKDRWAVKGDLNTKYYHESVKSTRAKNRIIKLMDENGQEQFSEAAKAEVANDYFKNLFRSSNDTDFSELFDGFSPRVSLGMNEFLTREVTNEEVREAVFAIKPGSAPGPDGMTGMFFQKYWDTVGVQVTKEVHQFFLSGVFPVDWNYTHLCLLPKTQDPTLMTDLRPISLCSVLYKIISKIMVSRLKPFLPDIVSPTQSAFVEERLISDNILIAHEMIHALKTNDKVAKEFIAIKSDMSKAYDRVEWSYLRALLNALGFDGVWIERVMFCVTTVTYSTLINDQPFGCIQPERGLRQGDPLSPFLFVLCTEGLIHMIEQAVGQGKLQGIQFSEEGPMIHHMLFADDSLMLCKASLSQVSELMKILQVYEKATGQKVNLDKSAITFGAKIDEISKQFLKDLTGIVKEGGTGSYLGLPECFSRSKTEMLAYIYDRIKDRLSCYFVKLLSHGGKEVLIKAVAMAMPVYAMSCFKLTKKSCENLSKAMADFWWNSMEHKRKIHWLSWTKMSLAKEQGGLGFKDIQLFNQSLLAKQAWRILNYSESLFARLFKSRYFENGNFLSAGNGPRPSYGWRSIQFGKELLQQGIRKRLGNGNSISVWVDEWIEGEVRRRPLMKNIFVDLMLKVSDLIDANNNCWKVETLRELFFEEDVDRIIKMKIVSNHDDFWVWVHNKNGSYSVKSGYWFINRLRKSELVREAEARPSLNDLKGAVWKIKTAPKIKTFFWKALSNAIPVGELLVLKGVRLDPCCQACGFNDESINHILFDCSIARQIWALANVPSPMNGFDKVSHFSNLHYVMSLLSNNKVAEEIRNMIPWIVWYLWKTRNGIIFEGKAFVAHDVVSKISEEAEFWWMAQKLEKEKEEEERKNRKMVQKRWERPCAGWLKCNIGVDFDKQNSRSGGAWVVRNEMGKVLLHSRQVFCNIDSLDEAKFQGLLWTLDGLCSHRLNRVMIAIDDDTLTKVILRPKAWPSFRAQYMEIERRLRRMEWWRMVKEERSTNRGAFLIAQSAARGGFIQSYVAIGGPFWLSQLFENEEVLHVIS, from the coding sequence ATGACTATGCTGAGCTGGAACTGCCAGGGACTGGGCCGTGCAAAGGACCTGGTGATTCCAAGACTACGGGAGATACGTCAAGAATATTTCCcggatattttgtttttgatggaGACGAAGCATAGTCGTGATGATTTGGTGGATGTGCAAACTTGGCTTGGCTACGATAGGATCATGACTGTCAATCCTATTGGGTACAGCGGAGGTCTAGCCTTGATGTGGAAGAATTCTGTAAATATCGGGCTTAAGTTTGTAGACAAGAATCTTGTAGATTTCGGTGTGAAGTTTGGCAAAGACTCCTTCTTTGTGTCGTGTGTCTACGGTGAACCAATCCAGGGTAATAGAGCAAAGGTGTGGGAAAGGTTATCTAGGATTGGGGCACATAGAAAAGACCCATGGTGTATTATGGGGGATTTCAATGAGATAAGAAACAATGGAGAGAAAATTGGTGGTCCGCGCAGAGGTGAAGCTTCTTTTCAGGATTTTAATGATATGCTAGACATCGGAGAAATGGTGGAACTTCAGAGCTGTGGTGACAACCTGACTTGGGGAGGTAAGCGTGGAGATTCATGGATAAGATCCAGACTGGATAGGTGTTTTGGTAACAAGAAATGGATGCAACTCTTCCCAGCTTCTAACCAAGCGTTTCTGGACAAACGAGGGTCAGATCACAGACCGGTTCTTGTGAGGCTCGTCTCTTCATCTGAGCCTTTTAGAGGTAGTTTCAGATTTGATAGAAGGTTCCTTAACAATCCGGGGGTCAAAGATGAGATCAAGAAGGTTTGGCTAACAAATCACCCCCTCTTTGAGGCCAAGATTTCCGATAAACTTAAAAGATGCAGGAAGGCTCTGAGCAAatggaaaaaaaaggaaaacctaaACTCCAGAGATAAGATCAAACAGATTCAAGTGGCTTTAGAGTCTGAACAGTCTTCAAGTTTCCCTTTGGCCAGGAGAGTCAACTATCTGAAAGAGGAGCTGATCAAAGCTTACAAAGAGGAAGAGCTGTATTGGAAGCAGAAAAGTAAAGATCGATGGGCTGTTAAAGGTGATCTGAACACGAAGTACTATCATGAGTCGGTAAAGTCAACCAGAGCAAAGAACAGGATCATCAAACTGATGGATGAGAATGGGCAAGAGCAGTTCTCTGAAGCGGCCAAGGCAGAAGTGGCCAATGATTATTTCAAGAATCTGTTCAGGTCCTCAAATGATACAGACTTCAGTGAACTCTTTGATGGTTTCTCTCCTCGGGTGTCACTGGGGATGAATGAATTTTTAACAAGAGAGGTTACGAATGAGGAAGTCAGAGAAGCAGTTTTCGCTATCAAGCCTGGTAGTGCTCCCGGTCCTGACGGTATGACAGGCATGTTCTTCCAGAAATATTGGGACACGGTGGGAGTACAGGTTACTAAAGAAGTGCACCAATTTTTCCTCTCTGGAGTCTTCCCGGTTGACTGGAACTACACTCATCTCTGCCTTCTTCCAAAAACTCAGGATCCAACCTTGATGACCGACCTTAGACCAATAAGCTTGTGTTCAGTCTTGTACAAGATTATTTCGAAGATTATGGTCAGCAGATTGAAGCCTTTCTTACCTGATATTGTCTCTCCCACGCAGTCAGCCTTTGTCGAGGAAAGGCTCATATCTGATAACATCCTAATAGCTCATGAGATGATTCATGCCCTGAAGACGAATGACAAAGTGGCCAAAGAGTTCATAGCCATCAAATCCGACATGTCAAAAGCCTATGACAGAGTCGAATGGAGTTACCTGAGAGCGCTTCTTAATGCGTTGGGCTTTGATGGGGTTTGGATCGAGAGAGTTATGTTCTGTGTCACCACGGTAACATACTCCACCTTGATTAATGATCAACCGTTTGGATGCATTCAACCTGAGAGGGGATTAAGGCAAGGGGATCCTCTTTCTCCCTTCTTGTTTGTCCTATGTACGGAAGGCCTTATCCACATGATTGAACAAGCGGTGGGACAAGGAAAGCTGCAAGGTATCCAATTTTCAGAGGAAGGTCCAATGATCCACCACATGTTGTTTGCTGATGACAGCCTGATGTTGTGTAAGGCGTCTCTTAGCCAAGTATCCGAGTTGAtgaagatccttcaagtctATGAGAAAGCCACAGGACAGAAAGTCAACCTTGACAAATCAGCTATCACTTTCGGAGCCAAGATTGATGAGATATCGAAGCAATTTCTTAAAGACCTCACAGGGATAGTGAAAGAAGGAGGGACGGGGTCTTATTTGGGCTTGCCGGAATGCTTCAGTAGATCAAAAACTGAGATGCTTGCTTACATCTACGACAGGATCAAGGACAGACTCTCTTGCTATTTTGTCAAATTACTGTCGCACGGAGGGAAGGAGGTTCTTATTAAGGCAGTGGCCATGGCAATGCCGGTCTATGCGATGTCCTGTTTCAAACTAACCAAGAAGTCGTGTGAGAATTTATCTAAAGCTATGGCTGACTTCTGGTGGAATTCTATGGAGCACAAAAGGAAGATTCATTGGCTCAGTTGGACGAAAATGTCGCTGGCTAAAGAACAGGGGGGTCTTGGATTCAAAGATATTCAGTTGTTCAATCAATCCTTGCTAGCCAAGCAAGCTTGGAGAATCCTAAACTATTCGGAATCGCTTTTTGCTAGACTGTTCAAAAGTAGATACTTTGAGAATGGAAATTTCCTCTCTGCTGGTAACGGACCACGGCCATCCTATGGTTGGCGAAGCATCCAGTTTGGCAAGGAACTGCTACAACAAGGCATTAGAAAACGGTTGGGCAATGGAAATTCCATCTCGGTGTGGGTAGATGAATGGATAGAAGGTGAAGTGAGAAGAAGGCCTCTAATGAAGAATATTTTTGTTGATCTAATGCTCAAGGTTAGTGATCTCATCGATGCTAATAACAACTGTTGGAAGGTGGAGACCCTCAGAGAGTTGTTTTTTGAGGAGGATGTTGACAGAATCATCAAGATGAAGATTGTGTCCAATCACGATGATTTCTGGGTATGGGTTCATAACAAGAATGGCAGTTATTCAGTGAAGTCGGGGTATTGGTTCATTAATAGGCTGAGGAAAAGCGAATTAGTTAGAGAGGCTGAGGCAAGACCTTCCCTAAATGATCTTAAGGGAGCGGTGTGGAAGATCAAAACAGCtccaaaaattaaaactttcttCTGGAAAGCTTTAAGCAATGCAATTCCAGTTGGGGAGCTGCTGGTACTGAAGGGCGTCAGATTGGATCCGTGTTGTCAAGCCTGTGGTTTCAATGATGAATCTATTAACCATATTTTGTTTGACTGCTCCATTGCTAGACAAATTTGGGCTTTAGCAAATGTGCCATCACCTATGAACGGCTTCGATAAGGTATCTCACTTCTCCAACTTGCATTATGTTATGAGCCTGTTATCCAACAACAAGGTGGCTGAGGAAATAAGGAATATGATCCCTTGGATAGTGTGGTATTTATGGAAAACTAGAAATGGGATCATCTTTGAAGGAAAGGCCTTTGTGGCACATGATGTGGTGAGTAAAATCTCGGAGGAAGCTGAGTTTTGGTGGATGGCGCAGAAGctggagaaagagaaagaagaggaggagaggaagaacagaaaGATGGTGCAGAAGCGTTGGGAAAGACCCTGTGCAGGATGGTTAAAGTGCAACATTGGGGTTGATTTTGACAAACAAAATTCAAGAAGTGGAGGAGCTTGGGTGGTAAGAAACGAGATGGGCAAAGTGTTGTTACATAGTCGTCAAGTTTTTTGCAACATTGATTCTCTGGATGAAGCTAAATTTCAAGGTCTGCTATGGACCCTTGACGGTCTCTGTTCTCATCGTCTTAACAGGGTTATGATTGCAATCGATGATGACACTTTGACGAAAGTAATTTTAAGACCAAAGGCATGGCCAAGCTTCAGAGCTCAATATATGGAGATTGAGAGAAGACTGAGAAGAATGGAATGGTGGAGGATGGTAAAAGAAGAAAGATCAACTAACAGAGGGGCTTTTCTTATAGCTCAGAGTGCAGCAAGGGGTGGTTTTATCCAATCGTATGTGGCAATTGGTGGTCCCTTTTGGCTGAGTCAGCTTTTTGAGAATGAGGAAGTTCTCCATGTTATTAGCTGA